A portion of the Leptospirales bacterium genome contains these proteins:
- the proC gene encoding pyrroline-5-carboxylate reductase has translation MSEAINLGFLGAGRMGEALLTAAAREGSDYRLHAFDPEPRPGLQQSLPMVRFHSDACGLEDACQLIVLCVKPQDMPVAAAPLRGNKRYLSIAAGLSLQQLGAMIPGASPAQLARAMPNISALVGASASAYFTTSDSLASEVERILKSAGSALRVAREELLHAVTGLSGSGPAYVCEFIHALAEGGVAEGLSFDAALQLAVQTLRGTAAMLESGRHPIELRNQVASPAGTTISGLRALEERAFHAAVMDAVCAAAQRSRQLGEIAGDARQSRATGEAPR, from the coding sequence ATGAGCGAAGCGATCAATCTTGGATTTCTGGGCGCAGGCCGAATGGGCGAGGCGCTGCTCACGGCTGCCGCACGGGAGGGCAGCGACTACCGGCTGCATGCCTTCGATCCTGAACCGCGCCCGGGTTTGCAACAAAGTCTGCCGATGGTGCGCTTTCATAGCGACGCCTGTGGTCTCGAGGACGCCTGCCAGCTGATCGTACTCTGCGTGAAGCCTCAAGATATGCCAGTGGCAGCCGCGCCTCTGCGCGGAAACAAACGCTACCTTTCGATCGCCGCAGGTTTGTCATTACAACAACTGGGCGCCATGATACCGGGCGCATCGCCTGCGCAATTGGCAAGAGCCATGCCTAATATTTCAGCGCTAGTTGGCGCTTCGGCGAGCGCATACTTTACAACCAGCGACTCGCTGGCATCTGAAGTTGAGAGAATACTGAAAAGCGCAGGCAGTGCGCTACGCGTCGCCAGGGAAGAGCTACTGCATGCGGTAACCGGTCTATCAGGCAGCGGCCCGGCCTACGTCTGCGAATTCATCCATGCCCTGGCCGAAGGGGGCGTGGCCGAGGGCTTGAGCTTTGATGCTGCATTGCAATTGGCCGTGCAAACCCTGCGCGGAACGGCCGCAATGCTGGAGAGCGGGCGGCATCCGATAGAATTGCGCAATCAGGTTGCTTCGCCGGCAGGGACGACCATCAGCGGCTTGCGCGCGCTCGAAGAGCGCGCCTTTCACGCCGCCGTCATGGATGCAGTCTGCGCAGCGGCGCAACGCAGTCGTCAATTGGGCGAGATCGCCGGCGATGCAAGACAGTCTAGAGCAACTGGCGAAGCTCCTCGCTGA
- a CDS encoding protein meaA, whose protein sequence is MSEANGKSKHLLYDNGGQAVRDQPWIFRTYAGHSNARESNKLYRSNLDKGQTGLSIAFDLPTQCGYSSDHAIARPEIGKVGVPINSLDDFHTLFEGIPIEKMNTSMTINATSMWLLALYVALARERGENAALLQGTTQNDIIKEYLARGTYIFPPEASLRMIAEMYEYSLGNIPKWNASNICSYHLQEAGATPAQELAFALANAIGILDLIRQRGQIQGEDFEKVVGRISFFVNAGIRFVEEMCKMRAFTELWEEITRDRYGVKNPRYRIFRYGVQVNSLGLTESQPENNAWRILIEALGVSLSRKARCRALQLPAWNEALSLPRPWDQQWSLRLQQILAYETDLLEYPDIFDGSVVIESKVGALKEEARKEIDRILGMGGVRSAVESGYMKSALVRSMSERVSRINSGDQIVVGLNRWTEALPSPLLGGDDGGVFKIDPAAARETLEALQKLKTQRDGSKVEKALQRLREAARSGQNMMEPSIECALARVTTGEWAGALREVFGEYRPATGIEGQKLMLEDQRVQDLRKRVDDYAARNGRRPRIVVGKPGLDGHSNGAEVIAVSARHTGFDVIYSGIRLTPEEIVQSAVEENADIIGVSILSGSHLELADQLMERLRRSGAEIPVVFGGIIPPPDFDALRQRGVQAIFTPRDYSLMDIMEKIMTLIEERQAARR, encoded by the coding sequence ATGAGCGAAGCCAACGGCAAATCGAAGCATCTGCTTTATGACAACGGCGGCCAGGCCGTGCGCGATCAGCCCTGGATCTTCCGCACATACGCGGGACACTCCAATGCTCGCGAATCGAACAAGCTGTATCGCTCCAATCTGGACAAGGGACAGACCGGGCTTTCCATTGCCTTCGACCTGCCGACTCAATGCGGCTACTCCTCGGACCATGCCATCGCTCGCCCCGAAATTGGCAAGGTAGGAGTGCCGATCAACAGCCTCGACGATTTTCACACGCTTTTCGAAGGAATCCCTATCGAAAAGATGAACACCTCCATGACAATCAACGCCACGTCAATGTGGTTGCTGGCTCTGTATGTTGCCCTCGCGCGGGAGCGCGGCGAGAATGCGGCGCTGCTGCAGGGCACCACGCAAAATGATATCATCAAGGAGTACCTGGCGCGCGGTACTTATATTTTTCCGCCAGAAGCAAGCCTGCGTATGATTGCCGAGATGTATGAATACAGTCTTGGCAATATTCCAAAATGGAACGCATCGAACATCTGTTCTTACCACCTGCAAGAGGCCGGCGCCACTCCGGCGCAAGAGCTGGCCTTTGCTCTGGCTAACGCCATCGGCATTCTGGATTTGATACGGCAGCGCGGCCAGATCCAGGGCGAGGACTTTGAGAAAGTAGTCGGCCGAATCAGTTTCTTCGTAAATGCGGGCATTCGCTTTGTAGAAGAGATGTGCAAAATGCGGGCCTTTACTGAGCTCTGGGAGGAAATCACGCGCGATCGCTATGGCGTCAAAAACCCGCGCTATCGAATCTTTCGCTACGGCGTACAGGTCAATTCGCTGGGCTTAACGGAATCACAGCCTGAAAACAACGCCTGGCGGATCCTGATCGAGGCGCTCGGCGTTTCGCTCTCGCGCAAGGCGCGCTGCCGCGCCCTGCAACTGCCAGCCTGGAACGAAGCCCTTTCGTTGCCACGCCCGTGGGATCAGCAATGGTCTTTGCGCCTGCAACAAATCCTTGCCTACGAAACCGATCTGCTGGAATACCCCGACATCTTTGACGGCAGCGTGGTCATTGAATCCAAGGTCGGCGCATTGAAGGAAGAGGCGCGCAAGGAAATTGATCGTATTCTGGGCATGGGCGGCGTGCGCTCTGCAGTTGAATCCGGCTATATGAAGTCGGCTCTGGTACGCTCAATGTCCGAGCGCGTCAGCCGCATCAACTCCGGCGACCAGATTGTAGTCGGTCTCAATCGCTGGACCGAAGCCCTGCCCTCGCCGCTGCTGGGCGGCGACGACGGCGGGGTATTCAAGATTGATCCAGCCGCCGCCCGCGAGACGCTCGAAGCACTGCAAAAGCTCAAGACGCAACGCGATGGAAGCAAGGTCGAGAAGGCATTGCAGCGATTGCGCGAGGCGGCTCGAAGCGGACAGAACATGATGGAGCCATCCATCGAATGCGCACTGGCCCGCGTCACCACTGGAGAATGGGCCGGCGCTTTGCGCGAAGTCTTTGGCGAATACCGCCCGGCCACCGGCATCGAAGGTCAGAAGCTGATGCTGGAAGACCAGCGCGTCCAGGACCTCCGAAAGCGAGTCGACGACTACGCTGCTCGCAACGGGCGGCGACCGCGCATTGTCGTCGGCAAGCCGGGATTGGACGGACATTCGAATGGCGCGGAGGTCATTGCCGTCAGCGCCCGCCATACTGGCTTCGACGTGATTTACTCCGGCATTCGACTGACGCCGGAAGAAATCGTACAGAGCGCCGTCGAAGAGAACGCCGACATCATTGGAGTTTCGATCCTGTCTGGATCGCACCTGGAACTGGCCGATCAATTGATGGAAAGGCTGCGTCGTAGCGGCGCTGAGATACCGGTAGTGTTTGGCGGGATCATTCCTCCGCCCGATTTCGACGCCCTTCGCCAACGGGGAGTCCAGGCAATCTTTACGCCGCGCGACTATTCGCTCATGGATATCATGGAAAAGATCATGACGTTGATTGAAGAGCGTCAGGCGGCGCGCCGCTGA
- a CDS encoding D-alanine--D-alanine ligase — MPDRIRVAVLFGGRSAEHEISLVSARNIIGGLDPARYEVIPVAISKEGRWLSATAAAELLEDGASLPRLREASAKAVALFPEGSPGHWLQRAGERIAVDVVFPALHGPFGEDGSVQGLLRCLDTPCVGPGVLGSAVGMDKDVMKRLLRDAGLPMTKFTTLRQSTGTSRPLASWFAELGPVLYVKPANLGSSVGISRVENEAQLQKAIEHAFLFDSKIVIEEGATVREIEVAVLGNDDPQASLPGEIVPRSGWYSYEAKYLDKDGAELVIPAQLSPSQTAEARDLALRSFQALCLQGMSRVDLFLTEGGRWYVNEVNTIPGFTSISMYPKLWEASGLPLPALLDRLIALAMERHHRESVLKTSADG, encoded by the coding sequence ATGCCCGATCGCATTCGAGTGGCAGTATTGTTTGGCGGCCGATCGGCCGAACACGAGATTTCGCTGGTCAGCGCTCGCAATATCATCGGCGGCCTTGATCCCGCGCGCTACGAGGTAATCCCTGTTGCCATCAGCAAAGAGGGTCGCTGGCTTTCAGCAACGGCTGCGGCCGAATTGCTGGAAGATGGCGCCAGTCTGCCGCGCTTGCGCGAGGCATCAGCAAAGGCTGTAGCACTCTTCCCGGAGGGCAGTCCCGGACACTGGCTGCAGCGCGCCGGCGAGCGTATCGCGGTAGATGTGGTATTTCCGGCCCTGCATGGCCCCTTTGGCGAGGATGGATCTGTTCAAGGCTTGCTGCGCTGCCTGGACACTCCCTGTGTCGGCCCGGGCGTCCTGGGTTCCGCGGTGGGCATGGACAAAGATGTGATGAAGCGACTGTTGCGCGATGCCGGGCTGCCGATGACAAAATTTACGACGCTGCGCCAATCGACCGGAACCAGCCGCCCTTTAGCGTCCTGGTTTGCCGAACTCGGACCGGTGCTCTATGTAAAGCCGGCCAATCTTGGTTCGTCGGTCGGCATCAGCCGTGTGGAAAACGAGGCGCAACTGCAAAAGGCAATCGAGCACGCCTTTCTATTCGATAGCAAGATCGTCATAGAAGAAGGCGCAACAGTGCGGGAAATTGAGGTTGCCGTGCTTGGCAATGACGATCCGCAGGCCTCGCTACCGGGCGAGATTGTACCTCGCAGCGGATGGTACTCCTATGAAGCCAAGTACCTGGACAAGGACGGCGCGGAGCTGGTAATCCCGGCGCAGCTGTCGCCGTCGCAAACCGCCGAAGCCCGCGATCTTGCTTTGCGTTCCTTTCAGGCGCTCTGCCTGCAGGGAATGTCCCGCGTTGATCTATTTCTGACGGAAGGCGGTAGATGGTATGTCAATGAGGTGAACACCATTCCAGGCTTTACCAGCATCAGCATGTACCCCAAGCTCTGGGAGGCCAGCGGTCTTCCCTTGCCGGCGCTGCTCGACCGATTGATCGCGCTGGCAATGGAACGTCATCACCGCGAAAGCGTCCTCAAGACAAGCGCGGATGGATGA
- a CDS encoding LptF/LptG family permease has translation MQIVDRYISGQFLRSFIFGLVAFNALLLLIQALQLTRLESDKPRIHLYLYLLYSTPGFFVRTLPMALTFSVCFTTAHFTKTRELVALYSAGRSFYRALTPLFVAAAISTALSFVLTNTVAPVATRLANQEQDQYKKGAPRALMREMVFQKNIRGRKGFYFLYYFDREANKVIGGFNYIQLQADGTPEWMVEAQEARLNPQSGEWQLSNARRVRFDSEGLAESVENAASLSLYFPDEPDTFTRPARDPKELNALELFQEVGRLHALGFDAAPYEVRLHAIFAESLVCIILAVAASIAGHSGNHRGGNPLVRSILISAGAIVLYFVLFNLGESLGGANVLPPAVAGWGPTGFFLAVAGFMVLRFRR, from the coding sequence ATGCAAATAGTCGATCGCTACATTAGCGGCCAGTTCTTGCGCTCATTTATCTTTGGCCTGGTCGCATTCAATGCGTTGCTACTCTTGATTCAGGCTTTGCAATTGACCCGGCTAGAATCGGACAAGCCTCGGATCCATCTGTACCTCTACTTGCTTTACTCTACGCCCGGTTTTTTCGTACGCACTCTGCCCATGGCGCTAACCTTTTCGGTTTGTTTCACGACTGCACACTTTACAAAGACCAGAGAATTGGTTGCCCTGTACTCAGCCGGGCGCTCCTTTTACCGGGCGCTGACGCCGCTCTTTGTTGCGGCGGCCATCTCCACCGCGTTGTCATTTGTGCTGACCAATACCGTTGCGCCAGTCGCCACACGCCTTGCAAATCAGGAACAGGATCAGTACAAGAAAGGAGCGCCGCGCGCGCTGATGCGCGAAATGGTTTTTCAGAAGAATATTCGCGGTCGCAAGGGCTTCTACTTTCTCTACTACTTTGATCGGGAAGCAAACAAGGTCATTGGCGGATTTAACTATATTCAGCTGCAGGCTGACGGAACTCCGGAGTGGATGGTGGAAGCGCAAGAGGCGCGGCTCAACCCACAGAGCGGCGAGTGGCAACTGAGCAATGCGCGGCGAGTGCGATTTGACTCCGAGGGATTGGCCGAGAGCGTGGAAAACGCTGCGAGCCTGTCACTGTATTTCCCTGACGAACCGGACACCTTTACACGTCCGGCGCGCGATCCAAAAGAACTCAATGCGCTGGAGCTTTTTCAGGAAGTAGGTCGACTGCACGCGCTGGGCTTTGATGCGGCGCCTTACGAGGTTCGGCTCCACGCAATTTTTGCCGAATCGCTGGTCTGTATCATCCTTGCCGTCGCTGCCAGCATTGCCGGCCATTCCGGCAACCACCGTGGCGGCAATCCTCTGGTTCGTTCGATCTTAATTTCGGCCGGCGCGATTGTATTGTATTTCGTACTCTTTAATCTGGGCGAGAGTCTGGGCGGCGCCAATGTGTTGCCCCCGGCCGTCGCCGGTTGGGGGCCCACCGGCTTTTTCCTGGCGGTAGCCGGGTTCATGGTGCTTCGCTTTCGGCGTTGA
- a CDS encoding protein kinase, translated as MSEAELLDLAARAIDRDTWSIARLITLFEDRRPQCAADRALVLKHLERAGARPDGRFLGMTGAPGAGKSSLIGRAAQRLIESDHQVSLAVLAVDPSSHISGGAILGDRTRVRFPLDERRLFFRSQASDQELGGVSRSTFQAGRLLMRLFDLIVVETVGIGQNEIEIQYIADRVYLVMQPMAGDQVQFMKAGIMEIPDCFILNKCDQEDATRPTYHALRVSMSFARPGEERQLPVLLTSAQSGAGIDDLVADWKSVRNGHGRHSLLDREAYYFQRWVRDEFGRQGLLRLQSSHGSAVDFLRKAGDFDQAQLKFAAEQAN; from the coding sequence CTGAGCGAAGCCGAGCTCCTTGATCTTGCGGCGCGAGCAATCGACCGAGATACCTGGTCGATTGCTCGCCTGATTACACTATTTGAGGATCGTCGACCGCAATGCGCTGCGGATCGCGCTCTGGTCTTGAAGCACCTGGAACGAGCCGGCGCCCGACCCGACGGCCGCTTCCTCGGCATGACCGGCGCTCCAGGCGCTGGCAAATCCTCGCTGATTGGCCGCGCTGCACAGCGCTTGATTGAAAGCGATCATCAAGTGAGCCTTGCCGTGCTGGCCGTAGATCCCAGCAGCCACATTAGCGGCGGCGCAATCCTTGGCGATCGCACGCGCGTACGCTTTCCACTTGATGAGCGGCGACTTTTTTTTCGCAGCCAGGCTTCCGACCAGGAACTGGGCGGCGTCAGCCGATCCACATTTCAGGCCGGTCGATTGTTGATGCGCCTTTTTGACCTGATTGTTGTGGAAACGGTAGGAATTGGTCAGAACGAAATTGAGATCCAGTACATTGCCGATCGAGTGTATCTGGTCATGCAGCCGATGGCTGGCGATCAAGTGCAGTTTATGAAAGCCGGAATCATGGAGATTCCGGATTGTTTTATTTTGAACAAATGCGATCAGGAAGACGCGACCCGTCCAACTTATCATGCCCTGCGCGTCAGTATGTCCTTTGCCCGCCCCGGCGAGGAGCGCCAACTGCCGGTGCTTTTGACCAGCGCCCAAAGCGGCGCCGGCATTGATGATCTGGTCGCCGACTGGAAAAGCGTGCGCAATGGGCATGGCCGTCATAGCCTGCTGGACCGCGAGGCCTACTATTTCCAGCGCTGGGTACGCGATGAATTTGGCCGACAGGGTCTGCTGCGATTACAGTCAAGCCATGGCAGCGCCGTCGACTTTTTGCGCAAGGCCGGCGATTTCGACCAGGCGCAGCTGAAGTTCGCCGCGGAGCAGGCAAATTAG
- a CDS encoding glycosyltransferase family 9 protein, with product MRLLVLRFSSLGDVALLTPVLQALSRRYSSLSVTLVTRKVFEPFFYNIPGVEVIGADVDRDYRGLLGLYRLFRELRKLGPYTIGIDVHASIRSRILKFLFRALGGLRFETIVKGRREKKLLTRWSQKVRQPLPHMVERYMRVFERAGLSAEPDRGPWINPDTQCRQQAREFLSAAGVENKRNIWVGIAPFAAHSPKIWPRHHLLRLLQLIQQRMDARVFLFGGGVEEVKAIAEIAAAFSNSVQVAGRLELEGEMALMLRMDAVVAMDSFNMHLGALLGRPVLSIWGATHRYSGFGPYGQPEQNIIEIPIRELECRPCSIFGDRPCRRGDLACMEWIEPELVFHRLQSLLERQTRGAAAGTG from the coding sequence ATGCGGCTATTGGTCTTGCGCTTTTCGTCCCTTGGCGACGTCGCTCTGCTGACGCCGGTACTGCAGGCTCTCTCGCGTCGCTATTCCAGCTTGAGTGTGACGCTGGTAACCAGAAAAGTATTTGAGCCATTCTTCTACAATATTCCGGGCGTCGAGGTAATCGGGGCCGATGTGGACCGCGACTACCGCGGCTTGCTTGGCCTTTACCGCCTGTTTCGAGAGCTGCGCAAACTTGGCCCGTACACCATTGGTATCGATGTACATGCCAGCATCCGATCCCGAATACTGAAGTTTCTCTTCCGCGCACTTGGCGGATTGCGTTTTGAAACGATCGTGAAAGGTCGGCGCGAGAAAAAACTTCTTACGCGTTGGTCGCAGAAGGTGCGGCAACCTTTGCCGCATATGGTCGAGCGCTACATGCGCGTATTTGAACGCGCCGGCCTGAGCGCCGAGCCGGATCGCGGACCATGGATCAATCCTGATACGCAGTGTCGGCAGCAAGCCAGAGAATTTTTGAGTGCAGCCGGCGTTGAAAATAAGCGGAACATCTGGGTCGGAATCGCTCCCTTTGCCGCTCATTCTCCTAAGATCTGGCCCAGACACCACCTGCTACGCCTGTTGCAGTTGATCCAGCAGCGAATGGACGCTCGCGTCTTTTTGTTTGGCGGCGGCGTTGAAGAGGTTAAGGCCATCGCTGAAATTGCGGCAGCCTTCAGCAATTCGGTGCAGGTCGCCGGCCGCCTCGAGCTGGAAGGCGAGATGGCGCTGATGCTGCGTATGGACGCCGTAGTTGCCATGGATTCATTTAACATGCACCTTGGCGCGCTACTGGGTCGACCGGTCCTTTCCATCTGGGGTGCAACCCATCGCTACTCGGGCTTCGGTCCTTACGGTCAGCCCGAGCAAAACATCATTGAGATTCCTATTCGAGAGCTGGAATGCCGGCCTTGTTCCATCTTCGGCGACCGACCCTGTCGCCGAGGAGACCTGGCCTGCATGGAATGGATTGAGCCGGAATTGGTCTTTCATCGCCTGCAGTCGTTGTTAGAGCGACAAACGCGCGGCGCGGCTGCCGGAACGGGCTAG
- the ilvD gene encoding dihydroxy-acid dehydratase — protein sequence MTEGDRRAPNRAMLRAVGFGDGDFSKPIVGIASGHSTITPCNSGLRRLEEAAASGVANAGGMPQTFGTITISDGISMGTQGMKLSLVSREVIADSIETVCRGQSMDGVVAIGGCDKNQPGALIALARLNIPSLFVYGGTIKPGKWEGRDLNIVSVFEAVGQFNSGAINREAFGEVERHACPGSGSCGGMYTANTMSSAIEALGMALPYTSTMASPDQETTDAARRAGETVLNLIRRDLRPRQIMTREAFENAIAVVMATGGSTNAVLHLLAIAHAMGVPLALEDFETIARKTPHLADMKPSGKYLAVDLHAQGGVPRIMKMLLAQGLLHGHCMTVTGLTVAENLSSIEAAPPAGQDVIHSVAEPVYRRGHLVILRGNLAPGGAVAKISGVKKPAMTGEARVFDSEEECMDAILADRIKEGDILVIRYEGPKGGPGMREMLGPTSALIGKGLGDSVGLITDGRFSGGTYGMVVGHVSPEAAVGGPIALLREGDLITIDAYSNLLEAHLTIEELMARARDWQPAKQTGQRGVLYKYARQVGSAEFGAVTDADDTQDRASFLDPEWHKKGREFSSAREMRSEESK from the coding sequence ATGACCGAGGGCGATCGTCGGGCCCCCAATCGTGCCATGCTGCGAGCTGTCGGCTTTGGCGATGGCGACTTCAGCAAGCCCATCGTGGGCATTGCATCTGGACACAGTACTATTACTCCCTGTAATTCGGGACTGCGCCGACTCGAAGAAGCGGCGGCCAGCGGCGTCGCCAATGCCGGAGGAATGCCCCAGACCTTCGGCACGATCACGATTTCCGACGGAATCTCAATGGGAACTCAGGGAATGAAGCTATCGCTGGTAAGCCGTGAGGTCATTGCGGACTCGATCGAGACGGTTTGTCGCGGGCAGTCAATGGATGGCGTGGTAGCGATTGGCGGCTGCGACAAGAATCAGCCAGGCGCCCTGATAGCCCTTGCTCGATTGAATATCCCGTCGCTCTTTGTCTATGGCGGCACGATCAAACCCGGAAAATGGGAAGGCCGGGACCTCAACATTGTTTCGGTCTTTGAAGCAGTAGGACAATTCAATAGCGGCGCAATCAATCGCGAGGCATTTGGCGAAGTCGAGCGCCACGCCTGTCCCGGCAGCGGCAGCTGCGGCGGAATGTATACGGCAAATACCATGTCCAGCGCCATAGAAGCCCTTGGCATGGCTCTGCCCTATACCTCGACGATGGCCTCGCCCGATCAGGAGACGACCGATGCCGCTCGCCGCGCTGGCGAAACTGTTCTCAATTTGATCCGCCGGGATCTTCGACCGCGCCAGATCATGACGCGCGAGGCATTTGAAAATGCAATCGCCGTAGTGATGGCCACTGGCGGCTCAACCAACGCAGTCCTGCATCTACTGGCAATTGCCCACGCGATGGGAGTGCCGCTGGCGCTGGAAGATTTTGAGACGATTGCTCGCAAGACCCCGCACCTCGCGGATATGAAACCGTCAGGCAAATATTTGGCCGTTGATTTGCATGCCCAGGGCGGCGTACCGCGCATCATGAAAATGCTGCTGGCCCAGGGCTTGTTACATGGCCACTGTATGACTGTGACCGGATTGACAGTGGCAGAGAATCTATCCAGCATTGAAGCAGCGCCCCCCGCCGGGCAGGATGTCATCCATTCCGTTGCCGAACCCGTCTATCGCCGAGGGCACCTGGTGATTCTGCGCGGCAACCTTGCTCCCGGAGGCGCCGTGGCTAAGATCTCCGGCGTCAAGAAGCCGGCGATGACCGGCGAGGCGCGCGTCTTCGATTCCGAAGAAGAATGCATGGATGCCATCCTCGCCGACCGCATCAAAGAGGGCGATATTCTGGTCATACGCTACGAAGGTCCAAAGGGCGGACCTGGAATGCGAGAAATGCTGGGACCGACTTCCGCCCTGATTGGCAAGGGGCTTGGCGATTCGGTTGGTTTGATCACTGACGGGCGCTTCAGCGGCGGCACCTACGGCATGGTAGTTGGGCACGTCTCACCCGAGGCCGCGGTGGGCGGGCCAATTGCGCTATTGCGCGAAGGCGATCTGATTACAATCGATGCCTACTCCAATCTGCTGGAAGCGCACCTGACAATAGAAGAATTGATGGCGCGAGCGCGGGACTGGCAGCCAGCGAAGCAAACCGGGCAACGCGGCGTTCTGTACAAGTATGCCAGGCAGGTAGGCTCTGCTGAATTTGGAGCGGTGACTGACGCGGATGATACGCAGGATCGCGCCTCCTTCCTGGACCCGGAGTGGCACAAGAAGGGACGCGAATTCAGCAGCGCCAGGGAAATGCGATCGGAGGAATCGAAATGA
- a CDS encoding haloacid dehalogenase-like hydrolase — MIRRQLGIRSLILACFWAAALAALAQCSQLATPEAHAKQVLDEIEQTRLAVDRFARNGVQPCASPGCIFVAVWDFDGTILDGDLTEGLTRNGQTLYAGLQEELIGRGLSPRYAGPGAFERYRRDYLALENRAGYATAYGFTAQTFAGARVQDIASAGDQVRHRFPPHFFASSIAILRALESRGVHNYIISASPDFFVKRMATALALPPERVLGIALESRGDRYTDRIVPPIHWGPGKVQRIQMIVEQERAAAGAKEIFVLAAFGNSPHTDGPMLSWVRNQTLPARHAISVMINGDLGPRIPGVLYVSQSATLGQSP, encoded by the coding sequence GTTTAATATTGGCCTGCTTTTGGGCGGCCGCGCTAGCGGCCCTTGCGCAATGCAGTCAGCTTGCTACACCGGAAGCCCATGCCAAACAGGTGCTGGATGAAATCGAACAGACGCGGCTTGCAGTGGATCGTTTTGCACGCAATGGCGTGCAACCCTGCGCCTCGCCGGGCTGCATCTTTGTAGCAGTGTGGGATTTTGATGGAACAATTTTGGATGGCGACCTGACCGAAGGACTGACTCGCAATGGGCAGACCCTTTATGCGGGACTGCAAGAAGAATTGATCGGCAGAGGCTTATCGCCACGCTATGCAGGGCCCGGCGCCTTTGAACGCTACCGGCGCGACTATCTGGCGCTGGAAAATCGCGCCGGCTATGCTACGGCATATGGCTTTACTGCCCAGACCTTTGCCGGCGCCAGGGTCCAGGATATCGCCTCCGCCGGCGACCAGGTGCGTCATCGATTTCCGCCGCATTTTTTTGCAAGTTCCATCGCCATTCTTCGCGCCCTGGAAAGCCGCGGGGTTCACAACTACATCATCTCTGCTTCGCCGGATTTCTTTGTGAAACGTATGGCGACCGCTCTGGCGCTGCCTCCAGAGCGAGTCCTGGGCATCGCTCTGGAGAGCCGCGGCGATCGATACACCGATCGCATCGTTCCTCCCATCCACTGGGGACCAGGTAAGGTGCAGCGCATTCAGATGATAGTGGAACAGGAGCGGGCTGCAGCGGGAGCGAAAGAGATCTTTGTCCTGGCCGCCTTCGGAAACAGCCCGCACACCGATGGACCCATGTTGAGCTGGGTGCGAAATCAAACTCTTCCAGCCCGACACGCGATCAGCGTAATGATCAATGGCGATCTTGGGCCGCGGATTCCAGGCGTCCTCTACGTTTCACAGTCGGCGACGCTTGGCCAGAGCCCTTGA
- a CDS encoding DUF4254 domain-containing protein, with translation MPAMNSGVCIAVFDRCIADYHRHNAPETGQSCPYPTGSFEAQLYAKSWIDCVQWHLEDEIRNPDLPAERIAELKRRIDACNQRRNDKVERLDDCFLEHFQDCQPSPGARQNSETPAWLIDRLSILSLKLYHCAEYCADRTRSPAAAERAAQMLALANQQRLDLARCLDELIEDIRCGRRYMKVYRQLKMYNDEELNPVLKQRRQAGARN, from the coding sequence ATGCCGGCCATGAATTCGGGGGTGTGCATCGCGGTCTTCGATCGCTGCATTGCGGACTACCATCGCCACAATGCCCCGGAGACCGGCCAGTCGTGCCCTTATCCTACCGGCAGTTTCGAGGCGCAGCTATACGCAAAGTCCTGGATCGACTGTGTCCAGTGGCACCTGGAAGATGAGATTCGCAATCCCGATCTGCCGGCGGAGCGCATTGCCGAACTCAAGCGCCGTATCGACGCCTGCAATCAGCGTCGCAATGACAAGGTCGAGCGACTCGATGACTGCTTTCTCGAACATTTCCAGGACTGCCAGCCCTCGCCCGGGGCGCGCCAGAATTCAGAAACGCCCGCCTGGTTGATTGATCGCCTATCCATTCTTTCGCTCAAATTGTATCACTGCGCCGAGTACTGTGCTGATCGGACTCGCTCGCCGGCAGCCGCGGAGCGGGCCGCGCAAATGCTGGCGCTGGCGAACCAGCAACGGCTGGACCTGGCGCGCTGTCTCGATGAGCTTATAGAAGACATTCGCTGCGGCCGACGATATATGAAAGTCTATCGCCAGCTCAAGATGTACAATGACGAGGAATTGAATCCGGTGCTGAAGCAGCGACGCCAGGCCGGCGCCAGAAACTAG
- a CDS encoding gamma-glutamylcyclotransferase — protein MDEPLLFVYGTLRRGGAAHDRYLNDAKRIGDAFVCGALFDLGGYPALVCGGQQRVAGELYAVQNVALLALDEYEGCAFNDPPPHEYARVIVEAYLNDGSKREAWTYEYRWPLHRARRIDSGDYLKS, from the coding sequence ATGGATGAGCCCCTATTATTTGTGTATGGCACCCTGCGCCGCGGCGGCGCCGCTCACGATCGATACTTGAACGATGCGAAGCGCATTGGCGACGCCTTCGTATGTGGCGCGCTTTTTGATCTTGGCGGTTATCCTGCGCTGGTCTGCGGCGGCCAGCAGCGTGTAGCAGGCGAGCTCTATGCTGTGCAGAATGTTGCCTTGCTTGCATTGGATGAGTATGAAGGCTGCGCCTTCAACGATCCGCCGCCCCATGAATACGCGCGCGTCATAGTTGAAGCCTACCTGAACGATGGCAGCAAGCGCGAGGCCTGGACCTATGAATACCGCTGGCCGTTGCATCGGGCGCGCCGTATTGATAGTGGCGACTACCTGAAGTCATAG